A single Micromonospora sp. CCTCC AA 2012012 DNA region contains:
- a CDS encoding aldo/keto reductase codes for MTLAADAIELPSGQTMPALGQGTWYLGERPARRRDEIAALRTGLDLGMTLIDTAEMYGDGASEELVGEAISGRRADVFLVDKVLPSNASRQGTVQACRRSLQRLGVDHIDLYLLHWRGGHPLTETIEAFAELVEAGDIGQWGVSNFGPSDMTDLIEAGGNSCATNQILYNLTRRGPEFDLLPWLREHQIPVMAYSPIEQGRLLGHPQVAEIAARHDATPAQVALGWLLRQEAVAAIPRSSNPEHTRENAEARELQLSEEDMAALDTAFPPPAGPQPLEML; via the coding sequence ATGACCCTCGCTGCCGACGCGATCGAACTGCCGTCCGGACAGACGATGCCCGCGCTCGGCCAGGGGACCTGGTACCTGGGCGAGCGCCCCGCGAGGCGGCGAGACGAGATAGCCGCCCTGCGCACCGGACTCGACCTGGGCATGACCCTGATCGACACGGCGGAGATGTATGGTGACGGCGCCTCCGAGGAACTCGTCGGGGAGGCGATCAGCGGACGCCGCGCCGACGTCTTTCTGGTCGACAAGGTGCTGCCGTCCAACGCCAGCCGTCAAGGAACCGTGCAGGCGTGCCGCCGCAGCCTGCAACGACTCGGCGTCGACCACATCGACCTCTACCTCTTGCACTGGCGCGGCGGGCATCCGCTCACGGAGACGATCGAGGCGTTCGCCGAACTCGTCGAGGCCGGTGACATCGGGCAGTGGGGCGTGAGCAACTTCGGTCCTTCTGACATGACGGACCTGATCGAGGCCGGCGGGAACTCCTGCGCGACCAATCAGATCCTGTACAACCTCACCCGCCGGGGTCCCGAGTTCGACCTGCTGCCGTGGCTACGCGAGCACCAGATCCCGGTGATGGCGTACTCCCCGATCGAGCAGGGCCGCCTGCTCGGCCATCCCCAGGTCGCGGAGATCGCCGCCCGGCACGACGCCACGCCCGCTCAGGTCGCACTCGGCTGGCTGCTACGACAGGAGGCGGTCGCAGCCATCCCTCGGTCATCCAACCCCGAGCACACGCGGGAGAACGCGGAAGCGCGCGAGCTGCAGCTGAGCGAGGAGGACATGGCGGCACTCGACACGGCGTTCCCGCCGCCGGCCGGCCCGCAGCCGCTGGAGATGTTGTAA
- a CDS encoding MarR family winged helix-turn-helix transcriptional regulator, translated as MSVDGAQLWTLNQRLLAVVMDACTKELAELGLETKEFFVLAEAETSPYPAEIATALLLPKASVTVYVRNLVAKGFIRREIDEADLRRHRLVLTAEGTAARDRALAALAAEYDRRLARVNPQDRTELKRILQEMLSPA; from the coding sequence ATGTCGGTCGACGGGGCGCAGCTGTGGACGCTGAACCAGCGGCTGCTGGCAGTCGTGATGGATGCCTGCACAAAGGAGCTGGCCGAGCTCGGGTTGGAGACGAAGGAGTTCTTCGTCCTGGCCGAGGCGGAGACATCGCCGTACCCGGCCGAGATCGCGACGGCACTGCTGCTGCCCAAGGCGAGCGTGACGGTCTACGTCCGAAACCTCGTCGCCAAGGGCTTCATCCGCCGCGAGATCGACGAGGCGGACCTGCGGCGTCACCGGCTCGTACTGACCGCTGAGGGCACGGCGGCCCGGGATCGTGCACTTGCAGCCCTCGCAGCGGAGTACGACCGCAGGTTGGCGAGGGTCAACCCCCAGGACCGCACCGAGCTGAAGCGCATCCTTCAGGAGATGCTCTCGCCCGCATGA
- a CDS encoding SpoIIE family protein phosphatase: protein MPGTDDVADERPAEGTLDPLSEAALRTLISAAAVGFAVLDRDLRYLACNEQLARVNGLSVQDHLGRSLHEVVPHLAEGAAAMLRHVLTTGLPIREFELSGTVADSGDVVRHWLESAYPVFGDDGRPVAVAVMVWEVTARVEAEQARGRMLALLELLVLRAPIGIAFVDQDLRFLRINQTLAEANGLPIADHLGRTVAEVLPEVAPDVVPLLRKVLTTGAPLVDLDVETGPVPGQPGRRRHWRVSYYPIRDLDEGPAQGVGLIVVDQTDRHEGRLEREQLRAAERAARLRAEQAASRQALLQRLTAALAPAVTATDVAQVTISTIGPSLSADAVTLVRHDAEAGMMRVLAQQGLSPQTAQRFAAYRVEDSPVIALVAGSGEPVVITSRADRDQQFPHLAHLPLEHQAWVNLPLIAEGRLVGVVAFGWRQPREFDTDKLELLKALAAQCAVALDRARLYADQQRLYAEQRRLYAEQAHVARRLQDSLLPDALPEVAHLESTARYFSADAGIDVGGDFYDLFALDDRRWAAVIGDVAGRGVEAAGTTALARHTLRALGPYATAAASLQRLNTLLCTPTPAARLLTAAYAHLTPDTAGGWTLTLARAGHPAPLLLHPDGHHEFLQPRGVLLGATADPPLTEVTYPLRPGDTLVFYTDGVTEAQGDDGLFGEERLAEAATTAAGQPADAVAEAILAAVSAYNIYSVSDDRALLVLHVPGSSTGT, encoded by the coding sequence GTGCCCGGCACCGACGACGTGGCGGACGAGCGGCCGGCCGAGGGCACCCTCGACCCCCTCAGCGAAGCTGCGCTGCGCACCCTGATATCCGCCGCGGCGGTCGGGTTCGCGGTCCTCGACCGCGACTTGCGGTACCTGGCGTGCAACGAACAGCTCGCCCGGGTGAACGGGCTCAGCGTGCAGGACCACCTGGGCCGGTCGCTCCACGAGGTGGTGCCGCACCTCGCTGAGGGCGCGGCCGCCATGCTGCGCCATGTGCTCACCACGGGCCTGCCCATCCGGGAGTTCGAACTGTCCGGAACCGTCGCGGACAGCGGCGACGTGGTACGGCACTGGTTGGAGAGCGCCTACCCGGTCTTCGGTGACGACGGCCGACCGGTGGCGGTCGCCGTCATGGTGTGGGAGGTCACCGCACGGGTCGAAGCCGAGCAGGCCCGCGGGCGGATGCTCGCCCTGCTCGAACTGTTGGTGCTGCGGGCGCCGATCGGCATCGCCTTCGTCGATCAGGATCTGCGCTTTCTGCGGATCAACCAGACCCTGGCCGAAGCGAACGGCCTGCCGATCGCCGATCACCTCGGCCGCACGGTCGCAGAGGTGCTGCCGGAGGTGGCGCCGGACGTGGTACCGCTGCTGCGCAAGGTCCTCACCACCGGGGCACCGCTGGTCGACCTGGACGTTGAGACCGGGCCGGTACCGGGACAGCCCGGCCGGCGGCGCCACTGGCGGGTCTCCTACTACCCGATACGTGACCTCGATGAGGGACCGGCACAGGGCGTCGGACTCATCGTGGTGGACCAGACGGACCGCCACGAGGGCCGCCTCGAACGCGAGCAGCTCCGCGCCGCAGAGCGCGCCGCGCGATTGCGCGCGGAGCAGGCGGCGAGCCGCCAGGCGCTACTCCAGCGCCTTACCGCCGCGTTGGCGCCGGCCGTCACGGCGACCGACGTGGCCCAGGTGACCATCTCCACGATCGGCCCTTCACTCAGCGCGGACGCGGTGACCCTGGTACGCCACGACGCCGAGGCCGGCATGATGCGGGTTCTCGCACAGCAGGGCCTGTCCCCGCAGACCGCTCAGCGCTTCGCGGCGTACCGCGTCGAGGACTCCCCCGTCATCGCGCTGGTGGCCGGCAGCGGCGAGCCGGTGGTGATCACCTCCCGAGCGGACCGCGATCAGCAGTTTCCGCACCTGGCCCACCTGCCGCTGGAGCACCAGGCGTGGGTGAACCTCCCACTGATCGCCGAGGGACGGCTGGTCGGCGTCGTCGCATTCGGCTGGCGCCAGCCGCGAGAATTCGACACCGATAAGCTGGAGCTGCTCAAGGCCCTCGCCGCGCAGTGCGCCGTCGCCCTCGACCGCGCTCGCCTCTACGCCGACCAACAGCGACTCTACGCCGAGCAGCGCCGCCTCTACGCCGAGCAGGCACACGTAGCGCGACGCCTTCAGGACAGCCTGCTACCAGACGCGCTACCAGAGGTCGCCCACCTCGAGTCCACCGCCCGCTACTTCAGCGCTGACGCCGGCATCGACGTGGGCGGCGACTTCTACGATCTCTTCGCGCTCGACGACCGACGATGGGCGGCGGTCATCGGCGACGTCGCCGGACGAGGCGTCGAGGCGGCCGGCACCACCGCCCTGGCTCGTCACACCCTGCGTGCCCTCGGCCCGTACGCCACTGCCGCCGCGTCGCTACAGCGGCTCAACACGCTGCTGTGCACCCCGACGCCGGCGGCCCGGCTGCTCACCGCCGCGTACGCCCACCTCACGCCCGACACCGCCGGCGGCTGGACGCTCACCCTCGCCCGGGCCGGCCACCCTGCGCCACTGCTCCTGCACCCCGACGGCCACCACGAGTTCCTGCAACCACGCGGCGTGCTGCTCGGCGCGACCGCCGATCCACCCCTGACCGAGGTGACGTACCCCTTACGCCCCGGGGACACCCTCGTGTTCTATACCGACGGCGTCACCGAGGCGCAGGGCGACGACGGGTTGTTCGGCGAGGAACGCCTGGCGGAGGCGGCGACGACGGCCGCCGGGCAACCCGCCGACGCCGTAGCCGAGGCGATCCTGGCCGCCGTATCGGCGTACAACATCTACAGCGTCAGCGACGACCGAGCGCTGCTCGTCCTTCATGTACCCGGCTCTTCCACCGGCACGTGA
- a CDS encoding alpha/beta hydrolase: MIQHLTIPRGPINLAANLHLPDNADSSAPLRAVVLSTPGSSVKEQIGANYASRLAARGIAALVLDPAHQGQSEGEPRDLEDPYRRGEDISHAIDMLTTTPGIDPQRIGVLGICAGGGYAVHTARTDHRIKAVGTVVPVNIGAAFRSFSPDGPATALDALAEARTEEARSGEMTRVNWLPDTLEDAAAAGLTDIDTTQAVTYYRTERGGNAHSTNRRLLRSDSLLLGYDAFHLADQLMTQPLQVIVAGRIGNTGSYDTGMQLWKLAPNPVDLMMIDGAGHYEMYDEPAHVDAAIERLTTFYVNNL; the protein is encoded by the coding sequence ATGATTCAGCACCTCACGATCCCGCGCGGTCCCATCAACCTCGCCGCAAACCTCCACCTGCCCGACAACGCCGACAGCAGCGCACCGCTGCGCGCCGTGGTGCTCTCCACCCCGGGCAGCAGCGTGAAGGAGCAGATCGGCGCCAACTACGCCTCCCGTCTCGCCGCCCGCGGCATCGCCGCGCTCGTCCTCGACCCCGCCCATCAGGGCCAGAGCGAGGGCGAGCCCCGCGACCTCGAAGACCCCTACCGCCGAGGTGAGGACATCTCCCACGCCATCGACATGCTCACCACGACCCCCGGCATCGACCCGCAGCGCATCGGCGTCCTCGGCATCTGCGCCGGTGGGGGCTACGCCGTGCACACCGCCCGCACGGATCACCGCATCAAGGCGGTCGGCACGGTCGTCCCCGTCAACATCGGCGCCGCGTTCCGCAGCTTCTCCCCCGACGGTCCGGCCACCGCACTCGACGCCCTCGCGGAGGCACGGACCGAAGAGGCCCGCTCCGGCGAGATGACCCGCGTGAACTGGCTGCCCGACACCCTTGAGGACGCCGCGGCAGCGGGCCTGACCGACATCGACACCACTCAGGCCGTCACCTACTACCGCACCGAGCGCGGCGGTAACGCACACTCCACGAACCGGCGCCTCCTGCGCAGCGACTCCCTCCTGCTGGGCTATGACGCCTTCCACTTGGCCGATCAGCTCATGACCCAGCCACTGCAGGTCATCGTCGCCGGACGCATCGGCAACACCGGCTCCTACGACACCGGCATGCAGCTGTGGAAACTGGCCCCCAACCCGGTCGACCTCATGATGATCGACGGCGCCGGCCACTACGAGATGTACGACGAGCCCGCACACGTCGACGCCGCCATCGAAAGACTCACCACCTTCTACGTCAACAACCTGTAA
- a CDS encoding glycoside hydrolase family 27 protein has product MSESHRDQRPWRPTSAALLALLLVGTAVAAVPAGPASALENGLERTPVMGWNSWNRYACGIDEDLIHRQADAMVSTGMRDAGYRYVNLDDCWQTSRDATGTIVADPVRFPSGMRALGDYLHARGLKFGIYSDRGTQTCAGRPGSQGHEAQDARTYASWGVDLLKYDNCNATLDQKSQYETMRDALAASGRQIVFSVCAWAFKPWGPRTGNQARSTGDIVDDYTRNAATGGMPVDEIIDSNNDHAMYAHPGFFNDPDMLQVGNYGTGSVGGHGMTDTEYQTHFSMWALMAAPLIAGNDLTTMSATTRAILTNPEVIAVDQDPLGVQGRRIRDLGEQEVWSKKVQGSGVRVVALWNRAGAAASIHVDWRDVGLGSGSATVRDLVARADRGSFSDGYTTTVPAHGVALLRVAGSETPDVIRIVKTDTRTVTDLQVRTEFLINDDWHDDYENIGTLDHAITLNLNGNGATWNGTAWVGDLLTTAGSSAGPAVVTINKTDPRFIYGVRVHVTFKINGQPHYDFEDLSPLAGTTNLQLDAVGGNWDGTRWTGNFLRIS; this is encoded by the coding sequence ATGTCCGAATCCCACCGCGATCAGCGCCCATGGCGCCCCACCTCGGCGGCCCTGCTGGCACTCCTGCTGGTCGGCACGGCGGTCGCCGCCGTCCCGGCCGGACCCGCCTCGGCACTGGAGAACGGGCTCGAACGCACCCCGGTGATGGGGTGGAACAGCTGGAACCGGTACGCCTGCGGCATCGACGAGGATCTCATCCATCGGCAGGCCGACGCGATGGTCAGCACCGGCATGCGCGACGCCGGTTACCGGTACGTCAACCTGGACGACTGCTGGCAGACAAGCCGGGACGCCACCGGCACCATCGTCGCCGACCCGGTCCGCTTCCCGAGCGGCATGCGGGCACTCGGCGACTACCTGCATGCGCGGGGGCTGAAGTTCGGGATCTACTCCGACCGGGGCACGCAGACCTGCGCCGGACGGCCCGGTTCGCAGGGGCACGAGGCGCAGGACGCCCGGACGTACGCGTCGTGGGGCGTCGATCTGCTCAAGTACGACAACTGCAACGCGACCCTCGACCAGAAGAGCCAGTACGAGACGATGCGCGACGCGCTCGCCGCGTCCGGGCGGCAGATCGTCTTCTCCGTCTGCGCCTGGGCCTTCAAGCCCTGGGGACCCAGGACCGGTAACCAGGCGCGCAGCACCGGCGACATCGTCGACGACTACACCCGCAACGCCGCCACCGGTGGCATGCCGGTCGACGAGATCATCGACAGCAACAACGATCACGCCATGTACGCGCACCCCGGATTCTTCAACGACCCGGACATGCTGCAGGTCGGCAACTACGGCACCGGCAGCGTCGGCGGCCATGGCATGACCGACACGGAATACCAGACGCACTTCAGCATGTGGGCGCTGATGGCCGCGCCACTCATCGCGGGCAACGACCTGACCACCATGAGCGCCACGACGAGGGCCATCCTCACCAACCCTGAGGTCATCGCGGTCGACCAGGACCCGCTCGGTGTGCAGGGGCGGCGGATCCGCGACCTCGGCGAACAGGAGGTCTGGTCCAAGAAGGTCCAGGGCTCCGGCGTACGCGTGGTGGCCCTCTGGAACCGGGCCGGTGCCGCGGCGTCGATCCACGTGGACTGGCGTGACGTCGGGCTGGGCTCGGGCTCCGCGACCGTCCGTGACCTGGTCGCCAGGGCCGATCGGGGCTCCTTCAGCGATGGCTACACCACCACTGTCCCCGCCCACGGCGTCGCCCTGCTGCGGGTGGCGGGCAGCGAGACGCCGGACGTGATCCGCATCGTCAAGACCGATACCCGGACGGTCACCGACCTCCAGGTGCGGACGGAGTTCCTGATCAACGACGACTGGCACGACGACTACGAGAACATCGGCACCCTCGACCACGCGATCACGCTGAACCTCAACGGGAACGGCGCGACCTGGAACGGCACGGCCTGGGTCGGTGACCTGCTGACCACCGCCGGCAGCTCGGCCGGTCCAGCCGTGGTGACCATCAACAAGACCGACCCCCGGTTCATCTACGGCGTCCGGGTCCACGTCACCTTCAAGATCAACGGCCAACCGCACTACGACTTCGAGGACCTCAGCCCCCTCGCGGGTACCACGAACCTGCAACTCGACGCGGTCGGCGGCAACTGGGACGGCACCCGCTGGACGGGCAACTTCCTGCGCATCTCATGA
- a CDS encoding DUF5872 domain-containing protein, whose protein sequence is MATYTDPELREKLKAQIRDSDKGGRKGQWSARKSQLLTQEYKRHGGGFEGPKDQRQRSLQRWGEQEWQTEDGATRARQNGETRRYLPRRAWQQLSEPERQATERRKRGASRTGQQYVANTGPAKRARKDVTSRHRLSELTVAEAGKLVRGLETRDLRAALRDERRGKARSTLIRRMESELRQR, encoded by the coding sequence ATGGCGACCTACACCGACCCCGAACTGCGGGAGAAACTGAAGGCGCAGATCCGCGACTCCGACAAGGGTGGGCGGAAGGGGCAGTGGTCGGCCCGGAAGTCGCAGCTGCTCACCCAGGAGTACAAACGGCACGGCGGCGGATTCGAGGGTCCCAAGGACCAGCGGCAGCGCTCCCTGCAGCGATGGGGTGAGCAGGAGTGGCAGACCGAGGACGGTGCCACCAGGGCCCGGCAGAACGGTGAGACCCGCCGCTACCTGCCACGACGGGCGTGGCAGCAATTGTCCGAACCGGAGCGCCAGGCCACCGAGCGCAGGAAGCGAGGCGCATCGAGGACCGGACAGCAGTACGTCGCCAACACCGGTCCGGCGAAACGCGCTCGCAAGGACGTCACGTCCCGGCACCGACTGTCGGAGCTGACAGTCGCCGAGGCAGGCAAGCTCGTGCGCGGCCTCGAGACCCGGGACCTGCGCGCCGCACTACGCGACGAGCGGCGCGGCAAGGCCCGCAGCACCCTCATCCGACGCATGGAATCGGAACTGCGACAGCGCTGA
- the kdpF gene encoding K(+)-transporting ATPase subunit F, with protein MTAVNAVGLVLAIGLAVFLVVALLFPERF; from the coding sequence GTGACTGCTGTCAATGCCGTGGGCTTGGTGCTGGCGATCGGCCTGGCCGTGTTCCTGGTGGTTGCCCTGCTGTTCCCGGAGCGGTTCTGA
- a CDS encoding ABC transporter permease, giving the protein MLSIAASELIQIIRNRLVLVTSLIMPLAVCAFFVGQHETFAAIGSLGYIAAVMMFTVAAFGLYATAVTTLASRRQNLFLKRLRSTAEGDPVILAGLLLPVVVLAVVQVTAILTALAVVAGKPAEVALLVVATLTTLAMMIGLALATAGLTNSPEHAQVTTLPVTLGVIAVATWVGIAGTEDLTWFKRLLPGGAATELTMNAWNGGSP; this is encoded by the coding sequence GTGTTGTCCATCGCCGCAAGCGAGCTGATCCAGATCATCCGTAACCGGCTGGTGCTGGTCACCAGCCTCATCATGCCGCTCGCGGTGTGCGCGTTCTTCGTCGGTCAGCACGAGACCTTCGCCGCCATCGGCAGCCTCGGCTACATCGCAGCGGTCATGATGTTCACCGTCGCCGCGTTCGGGCTGTACGCCACCGCCGTCACCACCCTGGCCTCCCGACGGCAGAACCTCTTCCTCAAGCGGTTGCGCTCCACTGCCGAAGGGGACCCGGTTATCCTCGCCGGCCTGCTGCTGCCTGTCGTCGTCCTCGCCGTGGTGCAGGTGACGGCGATCCTGACCGCCTTGGCCGTCGTCGCCGGCAAGCCGGCCGAGGTTGCCCTGCTCGTGGTGGCGACCCTCACGACGCTGGCCATGATGATCGGTCTGGCCCTGGCCACCGCCGGACTGACGAACTCACCCGAGCACGCCCAGGTCACCACCCTGCCCGTGACGCTCGGCGTGATCGCCGTGGCCACCTGGGTGGGCATCGCCGGCACCGAGGATCTCACCTGGTTCAAGCGGCTGCTGCCCGGCGGTGCCGCGACCGAACTGACCATGAACGCCTGGAACGGCGGGTCGCCGTGA
- a CDS encoding LysR family transcriptional regulator → MPINGGSGIDSRRLRALQAVGQSGSLAAAARRMRMSISGLRYQLDELERSVGVPLVRTSPQSGATLTPAGVVLVDGSSAVLAELDELVDRARRAEGDKRRPLRVAAPWTVVAGLLLDAVASDLRVGGPGWQVDVAASRDDALMAVRDGAADVAVAADWARDRADSGGLVCRELFSATYLLAVGAGSDLAGGGSVDVRQTAGQAWIMGPSAGTRRFLDVQLESARVVPKRIVTSDSMEYMTMIDAGVGVGLAEPILTGLLRPRTVLVPLTGVTSYRYFAACPDGRQDDPQVRALLALLTRAGRRQVDLAGWKAHRAPEAIR, encoded by the coding sequence ATGCCGATCAACGGTGGCTCCGGCATTGACAGCAGGCGCCTGCGGGCCCTGCAGGCGGTCGGCCAATCGGGATCGCTGGCTGCGGCGGCCCGACGGATGCGGATGTCGATTTCCGGTCTGCGGTATCAGCTCGATGAGTTGGAGCGCTCGGTGGGTGTGCCTCTGGTGCGCACCTCGCCGCAGTCCGGGGCGACGCTGACTCCTGCGGGGGTGGTCCTGGTGGACGGTTCGTCCGCCGTCCTAGCGGAGCTGGACGAACTGGTGGACCGGGCTCGCAGGGCCGAGGGTGACAAGCGGCGTCCGCTCCGGGTGGCCGCGCCGTGGACGGTGGTCGCCGGTCTGCTCCTCGACGCGGTGGCCAGTGATCTGCGGGTTGGTGGTCCCGGTTGGCAGGTGGACGTGGCAGCCAGTCGGGACGATGCGCTGATGGCGGTCCGTGACGGCGCGGCGGACGTGGCGGTGGCGGCGGACTGGGCCAGGGACCGGGCCGACAGCGGCGGGCTTGTCTGCCGAGAGTTGTTCTCCGCCACGTACCTGCTCGCGGTCGGTGCCGGCAGCGACCTGGCCGGTGGTGGCTCGGTTGACGTGCGTCAGACGGCGGGTCAGGCGTGGATCATGGGTCCGAGCGCAGGCACGCGGAGATTCCTGGACGTCCAGCTCGAATCGGCCAGGGTGGTACCGAAGCGCATCGTCACCAGCGATTCCATGGAGTACATGACCATGATCGACGCCGGCGTGGGCGTCGGTTTGGCGGAGCCGATCCTCACCGGTCTGCTGCGGCCCCGTACGGTCCTGGTCCCGCTGACCGGCGTGACCTCGTACCGGTACTTCGCCGCCTGTCCCGACGGTCGCCAGGATGATCCGCAGGTGCGGGCTCTGCTGGCGCTGCTGACCCGCGCCGGCCGGCGCCAGGTGGACCTTGCGGGGTGGAAGGCCCACCGTGCGCCGGAGGCGATCAGGTGA
- a CDS encoding DUF4352 domain-containing protein codes for MTTPYDPAQNQPGQQPMPPTAQFPQVPAGQFPPPPGQYPPPPPGQYPPPPPGQFPPPPAAKKRPSWLLPTLIGFGVFVVLCCGGSMVIGLASDDKKTDGVSAGKEIPAVSPDTSAPRVAAPAPTTSSAAPAPATTTAAPAPAKPKTFGIGDKVRGGDFEFTVNSVKCGISQVGSSYFNHKAQGTFCRLSVTAKNVTKSAKLFHADGTITAQDASGREYDVDGEAAIYGNDDAKGFLDEINPGNSVKANVYFDVPKGTKLKTITFDAGLFTFAEDAVVTL; via the coding sequence ATGACAACCCCCTACGACCCTGCCCAGAACCAGCCCGGCCAGCAGCCGATGCCGCCGACCGCCCAGTTCCCGCAGGTCCCCGCCGGCCAGTTCCCGCCGCCGCCCGGCCAGTACCCACCGCCGCCTCCCGGCCAGTACCCACCGCCGCCTCCCGGACAGTTCCCGCCGCCTCCCGCCGCCAAGAAGCGTCCCTCATGGCTGCTTCCGACCCTCATCGGCTTCGGCGTGTTCGTGGTGCTGTGCTGCGGCGGCTCGATGGTGATCGGCCTGGCCAGCGACGACAAAAAGACCGACGGCGTCTCCGCCGGCAAGGAGATCCCCGCCGTGAGCCCCGACACCTCGGCCCCGCGTGTGGCGGCCCCGGCCCCGACGACGAGCTCCGCAGCGCCCGCGCCGGCGACGACCACCGCCGCGCCGGCGCCGGCAAAGCCGAAGACCTTCGGCATCGGCGACAAGGTGCGCGGCGGCGACTTCGAGTTCACCGTCAACAGTGTGAAGTGCGGGATCTCCCAGGTTGGCAGCAGTTACTTCAACCACAAGGCGCAGGGCACCTTCTGCCGGCTCAGCGTGACCGCCAAGAACGTCACCAAGAGCGCGAAGCTGTTCCACGCCGACGGCACCATCACCGCACAGGACGCCTCCGGCCGGGAGTACGACGTCGACGGAGAGGCCGCCATCTACGGCAACGATGACGCCAAGGGCTTCCTCGACGAGATCAACCCGGGCAACTCGGTGAAGGCGAACGTCTACTTCGACGTGCCCAAGGGCACCAAGCTGAAGACCATCACCTTCGACGCCGGCCTGTTCACCTTCGCCGAGGACGCCGTCGTCACCCTCTGA